One Actinomycetota bacterium genomic window, CTGGCCGCCGAGCACGACCGCGTGGTCGTGTTCGGGCTGTCGATGGGCGGCGCCCTCGCCTGCCGGCTGGCGTGCGAACGGCCGGTGGCTGGCCTGGCCCTGCTCAACCCGCTGATAGACCCGCCCGCCGAGTCGTTCCGCCAGGCCCTGCGGGGGGTCATCGACGCCGGCTTCCCCCGGGCCCCGGGCATAGCCGGGGACATAGCCGACCCCGAAGCCGAGGAGGTGGGATACCCCGAGCTCCCGCTGGCCGCCCTGCTGTCGGTGTGCGAGGGCCTCGACGAGCTCCTGCCCCGCCTGGGGTCCGTAACCTGCCCGGTGCTCGTAATGACCAGCCGGGAGGACCACGTGGTCCCCACCGTGTCGAGCGACATCGTGGCCGCACGGGTGGGCGGGCCGGTCGAGCGGGTGTGGCTGGAGCGCAGCTACCACGTGGCCACCTTGGACCACGACCGCCACGAGGTCGAGCGGCTCACCGTCGCCTTCGCCCTGCGGGTGGCTGCCGGCTGACCCTGGGCCAGCCACCGGGCGCCTACGATCGCTCACCGATGAGCGGCCACATCTCCCGTGACGACGTGCTGCACGTGGCCCGCCTGGCCCGCCTGCCGCTCACCGACGACGAGGCCGACCTGTTCACGGGCCAGCTCGAAGCCGTACTGGAGCACGTCGCAGGCGTGGCCGCCCTCGACACCGCCGGGGTCGAGCCCACGGCCCACCCCCTGCCCCTGGAGAACGTGCTGCGGGCCGACGAAGTGGTGGCCGGTGTCGACCGCGACGAGGTGCTGGCCCAGGCCCCGTCGGCCGAGAGCGGCCGCTTCCGGGTGCCGCCGGTCCTGGGTGTGGAGCCCTGACCGCCGCCGAAATCGCGGCCGATGTCCGCCGCGGCCGCCGCCGTGCCCGGGACGTGGTCGAGGAGCACCTGGCGGCCGTCGAAGCCCGCGAGGGGGACGTGCACGCCTTCAACCTCGTCCTGGCCGAGCGGGCCCGGGCCGAGGCCGACACCCTCGACGGGCGGGTGGCCGCCGGGGAGGACGTGGGGCCGCTGGCGGGCGTGCCCGTGGCCGTCAAGGACAACATCTGCACCCGGGGGGTGGCCACCACCTGCTCGTCGCACGTGCTGGCCGGTTGGGAGCCGCCTTACGACGCCACCGTGGTCGCCCGCCTGCGCCGGGCCGGGGCCGTGGTGGTGGGCAAGACCAACCTCGACGAGTTCGCCATGGGCTCGTCGACCGAGAACTCGGCCTTCGGGCCCACCCGCAACCCTCACGACCTGGCCCGGGTCCCCGGCGGGTCCAGCGGGGGCAGCGCGGCAGCCGTGGCCGCCGGGTTCGCCAGCGTGGCCCTGGGGTCGGACACCGGCGGCTCCATCCGCCAGCCCGCCTCGCTGTGCGGGGTCGTGGGCGTGAAGCCCACCTACGGCCTCGTCTCCCGCTACGGGCTGGTGGCCTACGCCTCCTCGCTCGACCAGATCGGGCCCATGGCCGCCACCGTGGCCGACGCCGCCCTCGTCCTCGATGTGATCGCCGGCCACGACCCGGCCGACTCCACATCGGTGGCCCGGCCCTTCGCTGGCGTGGGCCACGCCGCCCGGTCAGACGGGGCCGCAGTCGAGGGCCTGCGGGTGGGCATCGTCGACGAGCTCACGGCCGAGGCCAACCCAGACGTGGTGGCCCGGGTGGAGGCCGCAGCCCGGGCCCTGGAGGCGGCCGGGGCGAGCGTGGGCCGGGCGTCGGTCCCGGCCGTCGCCTACAGCCTGCCCGCCTACTACCTGATCGCCCCGGCCGAGGCGTCGTCCAACCTGGCCCGCTACGACGGCGTCCGCTACGGCCTGCGGGCGGGCGGGCCCGACGTCGACGAGATGTTCTGCGCCACCCGGGCCGCGGGCTTCGGGCCCGAGGTCAAGCGCCGCATCATGCTGGGCACCTACGTGCTGTCGGCCGGCTACTACGACGCTTACTACGCCCAAGCCCAGCGGGTGCGAACCCTCGTCCTGCGGGCCTTCGAAGCTGCCTACGAGGACTTCGACGTGCTGCTGTCGCCCACGTCGCCCACGACCGCCTTCCCCCTGGGGGCCAAGGTGTCCGACCCGCTGGCCATGTACATGATGGACGTGGCCACCATCGCCTCCAACCTGGCCGGGCACCCAGCCATGTCGGTGCCCTACGGCACCGGCGACGACGGGTTGCCCGTCGGCGTCCAGGTCCTGGCCCCGGCCCTGGGCGAAACGGTGATGTTCCGGGTGGCGGCTGCCCTCGAAGCGAGCCTGGCGTGAGCGGCCCGGCGGGGCCCGCTGGCCCGCCCCCGGGCTGGGAGACGGTGGTGGGCCTCGAGGTCCACTGCGAGCTGGCCACCGCCACCAAGCTGTTCTGCGGCTGCCGCAACGGCTTCGGGGAGGAGCCCAACACGCTGGTGTGCCCGGTGTGCCTGGGCCTGCCCGGTTCGCTGCCGGTGCTCAACCGCCAGGCCGTGGAGCTGGCCATGCGCATCGGGCTGGCCCTGGACTGCGAGGTGCGGCCCTCGGTCTTCCACCGCAAGAACTACTTCTATCCCGACATCCCCAAGAACTACCAGGTCAGCCAGTACGACAAGCCCATCAACACCGGCGGCTCCCTCGACCTGCCCGACGGGTCGCGGGTGGGGATCGAGCGGGCCCACCTGGAGGAGGACACGGGCAAGACCACCCACGCGGGCGAGAGCGGGCGCATCCACGGCGCCACCTACGCCCTCGTCGACTACAACCGGGCAGGCGTGCCCCTGGTGGAGATCGTGAGCGCCCCCGACATCCGCTCGTCCGAGCAAGCCCGGGCCTACGTGAGCGAGCTGCGGGCCATCCTCGTGGCCGTGGGGGCGTCCGACGCCCGCATGGAGGAGGGGTCGATGCGGGTGGACGCCAACGTGTCGGTCCGCCCGGTGGGCAGCGACCGGTTGGGCACCCGGGCCGAGATCAAGAACCTCAACTCGGTGCGCTCGGTCGGTCGCGCCATCGACTACGAGGCTCGCCGCCAGGTGGCCCTGCTGGAAGCGGGCGGGACGGTCGTGCAAGAGACCCGCCACTGGGACGAGGACGAGGGCCGTACGTCCACGCTGCGCTCCAAGGAGGAGGCCGAGGATTACCGCTACTTCCCCGAGCCCGACCTCGTGCCCCTGGCACCCGGGGCCGGTTGGGTGGCCGACGTACGCGCCGCCTTGCCCGCCCTGCCGGCCGCCCGCCGGGCGGCGCTGGCCCACGCCGCCGGGGTCGGGCCCGCCGAGGCCGCCGGGCCGGCAGCCGGCTTGGTCGCTGGGGTGGTGGCCGCCGACCTCGACGAGCTCGTCCTCTACGCCCTCGACAACGGCGTGGAGGCCCGGCTGGCACTCGTGCGGGCGACCAACGAGGTGGCGGGCCGGGGCCTGGGCCGGGCC contains:
- a CDS encoding alpha/beta fold hydrolase — its product is MAEGGGAALALHGFTGSTHSLGGVPAALARAGLAVGAPMLAGHGTVVDDLDDKRWPDWLVTAERAYDELAAEHDRVVVFGLSMGGALACRLACERPVAGLALLNPLIDPPAESFRQALRGVIDAGFPRAPGIAGDIADPEAEEVGYPELPLAALLSVCEGLDELLPRLGSVTCPVLVMTSREDHVVPTVSSDIVAARVGGPVERVWLERSYHVATLDHDRHEVERLTVAFALRVAAG
- the gatC gene encoding Asp-tRNA(Asn)/Glu-tRNA(Gln) amidotransferase subunit GatC, with translation MSGHISRDDVLHVARLARLPLTDDEADLFTGQLEAVLEHVAGVAALDTAGVEPTAHPLPLENVLRADEVVAGVDRDEVLAQAPSAESGRFRVPPVLGVEP
- the gatA gene encoding Asp-tRNA(Asn)/Glu-tRNA(Gln) amidotransferase subunit GatA → MVEEHLAAVEAREGDVHAFNLVLAERARAEADTLDGRVAAGEDVGPLAGVPVAVKDNICTRGVATTCSSHVLAGWEPPYDATVVARLRRAGAVVVGKTNLDEFAMGSSTENSAFGPTRNPHDLARVPGGSSGGSAAAVAAGFASVALGSDTGGSIRQPASLCGVVGVKPTYGLVSRYGLVAYASSLDQIGPMAATVADAALVLDVIAGHDPADSTSVARPFAGVGHAARSDGAAVEGLRVGIVDELTAEANPDVVARVEAAARALEAAGASVGRASVPAVAYSLPAYYLIAPAEASSNLARYDGVRYGLRAGGPDVDEMFCATRAAGFGPEVKRRIMLGTYVLSAGYYDAYYAQAQRVRTLVLRAFEAAYEDFDVLLSPTSPTTAFPLGAKVSDPLAMYMMDVATIASNLAGHPAMSVPYGTGDDGLPVGVQVLAPALGETVMFRVAAALEASLA
- the gatB gene encoding Asp-tRNA(Asn)/Glu-tRNA(Gln) amidotransferase subunit GatB yields the protein MSGPAGPAGPPPGWETVVGLEVHCELATATKLFCGCRNGFGEEPNTLVCPVCLGLPGSLPVLNRQAVELAMRIGLALDCEVRPSVFHRKNYFYPDIPKNYQVSQYDKPINTGGSLDLPDGSRVGIERAHLEEDTGKTTHAGESGRIHGATYALVDYNRAGVPLVEIVSAPDIRSSEQARAYVSELRAILVAVGASDARMEEGSMRVDANVSVRPVGSDRLGTRAEIKNLNSVRSVGRAIDYEARRQVALLEAGGTVVQETRHWDEDEGRTSTLRSKEEAEDYRYFPEPDLVPLAPGAGWVADVRAALPALPAARRAALAHAAGVGPAEAAGPAAGLVAGVVAADLDELVLYALDNGVEARLALVRATNEVAGRGLGRADIVAEAFVATLRLEQDGRLTATQAKQVLAQVVTAGGDPGAVARELGFEALAEDTLAGAVDAAVAAHPQEWARYVNGDDKLTGFFVGKVMAATAGKADGKAATALLRQRRSGWHA